The nucleotide window CAAGCCTTGATGCCACTGATGCTCTGGCAATGAATGTCATTGATTATTTGGTAAATTCGCCGCAGGAACTGGTCACAACCGTCAATGGTAAAGTCATTAAGGTTGCAAATATAGAGGTGACGCTGTCACTAGATACACCTGTATTTGTCGAACGCAAACCTGACTGGCGAGCAGAAATGCTTGCTGTCATTACCAACCCGAACGTCGCCTACATCTTAATGCTGATTGGCATCTACGGCTTACTTTTAGAGTTCTACAACCCTGGTATCGGGCTTCCCGGTGTTCTCGGCGGTATTTGCCTATTGCTGGCGATGTACGCGCTGCAAATGATGCCAGTTAACTACGCTGGGTTAGCTCTACTACTACTCGGTATTGCTTTGATGGTGGCCGAAGCCTTTAGCCCGAGTTTTGGGATCTTAGGTCTAGGAGGGCTGATTGCCTTTGTCCTCGGCTCCATTTTTCTTATGGACAGCGAACTCCCTAACTTTCAGGTGGCGCTGCCACTGATCTTTGGTATCGCTATTTTCTCGCTTGCGTTGATTCTGCTCGTTGTGGGTCTTCTGCTGCGTGTGCGTCGTAAAGACGTCACCACTGGGACTGAAACCCTTCCAGGGCGAGCAGCGGTAGTGAGCGACGACTTTATCGACGGACAAGGACGCGTTCAGCTTAACGGTGCGCTGTGGAGTGCGATAACAGACGACGCCCATGCTCCGCAACAAGGCGACGAGGTCACGGTCGTTAGCATCCAAGGTCTGGTACTTAAAGTTACATCCAATAACCGCCCAAAATACTAGGAGGCGCGTATGTTAAGTTATACATTTGGAGTCATCGCCGTTTTACTGATCGCGCTCGCGACGCAAATCTTCCGAGTTCTTCGCGAATATGAACGTGGTGTGGTGTTCTTCCTTGGTCGATTTCAAGAAGTGAAAGGGCCTGGCCTCATCATCTTGATCCCGTTTATTCAACAAATGGTTCGTGTCGATCTCAGGACTGTGGTTCTTGATGTGCCCACACAAGATTTGATCACCCGCGACAACGTGTCGGTGCGCGTCAATGCCGTGGTCTATTTTCGCGTTGTTGACCCCCAAATGGCCATCAATAACATCGAAAGCTACAGCGATGCGACCAGCCAACTGTCACAAACCACACTGCGCTCTGTTTTGGGGCAGCACGAATTAGACGAACTGCTGTCTGAGCGCGAACGGCTTAACAAAGATCTGCAAGCAATACTCGATCAGCAAACCGATGATTGGGGAATTAAGATTGCCACCGTTGAGGTGAAACATGTCGATTTAAACGAGAGCATGGTCAGAGCGTTAGCAAGGCAAGCCGAAGCAGAGCGTAATCGCCGTGCGAAGATCATCCATGCAACCGGCGAGCTCGAAGCATCGAACAAGCTAAAAGAAGCGGCAGATATCTTAAATCAAGCTCCGAATGCTCTGCAGCTTAGATACATGCAAACACTCACGGAAATAACCAGTGATAAGACGTCCACCATTGTATTCCCACTGCCTGTTAACTTGGTGGAGGCGGTATCAGACATCGCTAAAGCAGTGCAAAAAGACAAACCTGGCGAAAGCTAAACTTGGTACACCGCTGTGAGTGATTAACGTGAGTAGGTACTGAAGCGAGTGACATCATGCATAAAAAAACACCACCATTGGACAAACCAAGGGTGGTGTTTTCATTGTTCTAGATAGTGTTCGAAACGCCTTTATGCTTCTGCAACTTCTGGCATGTCTGCTTTATCTAGCAAAATGTTCTTAACTGGGTTGGCATAGCTATCTAGCAAGTATTGATGTGCACCTTCTGGTAGTACATCAAGCTTCTCTTGTAGCGTTGTGCGTGTTGCTTCGGTAATGGTGTCATCTTCCAGACCAGCAGCCAACTTGTTGATTGGGAACAAGGTGTAGTTGGCATGGATTTGGCGGTCGATCTCTTGCGCCAATGCTTCTGGTGTTTCGAAGTCTTGGTCAATCACATCACCAAACACCACGTTTACGCGGTCTTTGCGGCCTACAATGCCTTGCACGATGCTCTCGATATCTTCGAACTCACCTTTTTGATAGTTGCCATGCGTCGCTTTTTCATAAAGCTCTTTTGCTTTAGCAATATCACAAGGGTCATTCTCATAAGAAACCGATACAGGTACGATTTTTAGCGAGCGAATGTATTCTGCAAACGCCACTTTTTGCTTGCGACCTTCAACATGGAACATCTTAAGAATGGCAGGATCGGTGAAGTCGTTACCATCTTTTGCGCGGCCTTCTTTCTGAGCGATCCAGATTGAGTTGCCAGTATCCAGTGAGTGCTTGATGTACGAAGACAA belongs to Vibrio sp. 10N and includes:
- a CDS encoding NfeD family protein, coding for MKRLWLLLITLTLLTGQALASVVWILPVKGAIGPANSDYLAREIQLAQTQGVNLIILEMDTPGGLDSAMRDIIHAITASNVPIATWVGPAGSRAASAGTYILLASHIAAMAEGTNLGAATPVALGGAPSPKAPATEEDNNEPASDNSEQVPATTASEKKVINDAKAYIKGLARLHDRNAEWAQKAVSEAASLDATDALAMNVIDYLVNSPQELVTTVNGKVIKVANIEVTLSLDTPVFVERKPDWRAEMLAVITNPNVAYILMLIGIYGLLLEFYNPGIGLPGVLGGICLLLAMYALQMMPVNYAGLALLLLGIALMVAEAFSPSFGILGLGGLIAFVLGSIFLMDSELPNFQVALPLIFGIAIFSLALILLVVGLLLRVRRKDVTTGTETLPGRAAVVSDDFIDGQGRVQLNGALWSAITDDAHAPQQGDEVTVVSIQGLVLKVTSNNRPKY
- a CDS encoding slipin family protein; this translates as MLSYTFGVIAVLLIALATQIFRVLREYERGVVFFLGRFQEVKGPGLIILIPFIQQMVRVDLRTVVLDVPTQDLITRDNVSVRVNAVVYFRVVDPQMAINNIESYSDATSQLSQTTLRSVLGQHELDELLSERERLNKDLQAILDQQTDDWGIKIATVEVKHVDLNESMVRALARQAEAERNRRAKIIHATGELEASNKLKEAADILNQAPNALQLRYMQTLTEITSDKTSTIVFPLPVNLVEAVSDIAKAVQKDKPGES
- a CDS encoding 1-acyl-sn-glycerol-3-phosphate acyltransferase, which produces MTTQTDPYIDIRPYNDDEIPAAIDRLINDAEFIDAILQHRFSNHAPWFKALMSPLVKVYLKFKWAKLDSVEAIQLEVKKYLEQTLNATTQGVTYEGLDKLDKNTSYLFVSNHRDIAMDPALVNYGLHQNNHRTVRIAIGDNLLKKPCATELMRLNKSFIVKRSLKGPREMMRALGTLSSYIKHSLDTGNSIWIAQKEGRAKDGNDFTDPAILKMFHVEGRKQKVAFAEYIRSLKIVPVSVSYENDPCDIAKAKELYEKATHGNYQKGEFEDIESIVQGIVGRKDRVNVVFGDVIDQDFETPEALAQEIDRQIHANYTLFPINKLAAGLEDDTITEATRTTLQEKLDVLPEGAHQYLLDSYANPVKNILLDKADMPEVAEA